A window of Streptomyces broussonetiae genomic DNA:
TGGACGCCGTGCTCGGCGGCCTGCGGACCGGGTGCGGACAGGGAGACGCTGCAACCAAACAAATCGCAGGTCAGAAGGCGTAAAGATCAGGCCTTCTTGGTCTCCCAGAAGATCTTGTCGATCTGGGCGATGTAGTCCAGAGCCTTCTGGCCGGTCGCCGGGTCGGTCGACGCCTTGGCGGCCGAGAGGGCCTTCAGGGTGTCGTTGACCAGCTGGTGCAGCTCCGGGTACTTCTCGAAGTGCGGAGCCTTGAAGTAGTCGCTCCAGAGCACGGAGACGTGGTGCTTCGCCAGCTCCGCGCGCTGCTCCTTGATGACGGTGGCGCGTGCCTGGAAGTGGGGGTCGTCGTTGGCGGCCATCTTGTCCTGCACGGCCTTCACCGACTCCGCCTCGATGCGGG
This region includes:
- the sodN gene encoding superoxide dismutase, Ni — protein: MLSRLFAPKVKVSAHCDLPCGVYDPAQARIEAESVKAVQDKMAANDDPHFQARATVIKEQRAELAKHHVSVLWSDYFKAPHFEKYPELHQLVNDTLKALSAAKASTDPATGQKALDYIAQIDKIFWETKKA